Genomic window (Elusimicrobiota bacterium):
GCCTCCTCGAACATCGGCTTGAGCTCGGAGCCGGGGCCGGGGAGCAGCGCGATGGACGCTTTCGGGAGCTCGAGGAGCTGGCCCGGGGCGGAGCCCCGCTCGTTCGCGAGCGCGCGCGCGCCCGCGACCAGCCACGCCTGGCGGCGGTTGGCCGCGGGGACGCGCATGTGGAAGCGCAGGTACTTGCTCCGGATGCGGGCGTAGAGCTCCGGCCGGTAGACGAGGCGGCGGCCGAGCGCGGCCGCGACGCCCTCGCGCGTGAGGTCGTCGAAGGTCGGGCCGAGCCCTCCGCAGACGAGCACGGCCTCGGAGCGGGCGACGGCCGCGGCGACGGCGTCGCGGACGTCCTCGAGGCGGTCGGACACCGTCGCCTCCCAGCGCACGTCGAAGCCCGCGGCGCGCAGGCGCGTCGAGAGCCAGGAGGCGTGGGTGTTGACCTTCCCGGAGAGGAGCTCCGTGCCTACGCAGACGAGTGCGGCCCGCGGTCGTCCTTTCATGAGTCGCCATGATAACAAAAAACTGCTATCATGACTTTTCTACGTCATTCCCATAGATGCCGAAAGGATTCCTGCTGATCATCTCTGCGCCGTCCGGAGCGGGAAAGTCGACCGTCTGCCGGCGGCTGCGCCGGCGCGACCCTTCGCTCGGATATTCGGTCTCCTGCACGACGCGCGAGCCACGGCGCGGGGAGGTCGACGGACGGCACTACCGCTTCCTGCGCGTCGCCGAGTTCCGGCGGCTCCTGCGCAAGCGCGAGTTCCTCGAGTGGGCCAACGTGCACGGCAACTACTACGGCACGCCCCGCGGTCCCATCGACAAGGCGGTCGCGGCCGGCCGCGTCGTCCTCGCCGACATCGACGTGCAGGGGGCCGAGCAGGTGCGCCGCCGCCTGCGCGAGAACGTCGCCGTGTTCCTCTTCCCTCCCTCGTGGAGGACGCTCGAGCGGCGCCTGCTGCGCCGGCGCGACACCGACCGCGCGACCATCGAGCGGCGGATGCTCAACGCGCGCCGCGAGATGCGCGCCGCGCCGCGCTACGATTACTGGGTGGTCAACGACCGCCTGCCGGATGCCGTACGGCGGATCGAGTCCGTCATCGCCGCGGAACGGCTGCGCGCCGGACGCCGGAGCGCGCCGAACGGATTCTTGAAACGACGCTGAGGAGGATGAGGATGGAGAAGGATAAGGCCGAGAAGTCCGAAAAGTCCGAGAAGACGAAGAAGCCGGAGATGACCACCGCGATGGTGGCCCACAGCCTGGAGCAGCTGGTCCTGGACCGGCGCGACGGGAAGTACGAGATCGTCGCCCCGATCTCCTACTACGCGAAGGAACTCCGCAAGCTCGAGGAGCACCGTCATCTCACGCAGACCGACCTGCTCGAGCGCGCGATGCACGACGTGCTCGCCGGCAAGGTCTCGATGAAGGACCTCGAGAAGCGCATGCGGGAGTGCCCGCACGAAGTGCCCTCCTCCGACCCCAACGAGAAGCCGCGCCGCGAGAAGAGGGAAAGCAAGGGCGACTGACCGCGGCGAGGCATGGCGCAGGTCCGCCTCTCCGCGCTCGTCCGCGAGCTCCGTGCGCGCGTCGAAGTCCTCGAGGACTCCGACTGGTCGCCGGCCGTCCCGCCGTCTTCCGCGGCGGGACGGCCGGCGTCTGTTTCTTCGACGGCGGCGCCCGCCGCCGTCGCGTCTGCGTCGACGGCGGCTGATCCCGGCGTCGAACACCGATTCGCGCTCCTGCGCGAATCGGTGCTTGCGTGCAGGAAGTGCCCGCTCGGCGCCCAGCGCCTGAACCCCGCCTTCGGAGTCGGCGACGTCCATGCCCGCGTGCTGTTCGTGGGAGAAGGCCCCGGCTTCGAAGAGGACCGCCGCGGCGAGCCCTTCGTCGGGAAGGCCGGACAGCTCCTCGACCGCATCCTGGCCGCGATCGGGCTCTCCCGGGAGACCGTCTACATCGCCAACGTCGTGAAGTGTCATCCGATGGCGGACCCTTCCGACCCCTCCAAGCGCGGCAACGACCGACCGCCCTCTCCCGAGGAGACGGAGGCCTGCCGCGGCTATCTCGAGGAACAGATCCGCCTCATCCGCCCGCGCGCGATGGTCGCCCTCGGGGCCTCCGCCGCGAAGGCGCTGCTGCGCACGACCGACGGGATCACGCGTCTGCGAGGGACCTGGCGCGAGTACCGCCTCCCCGAGGGCGGCGAGAGCATCCCGGTCATGCCGACCTACCACCCCGCCGCGCTGCTGCGCGACGAGTCTCTCAAGCGCGACGCCTGGGAAGACATGAAGGCCCTCAAGAAGCTCCTGGAGGCCGCGCCATGATGCCCCGGATGTCGTCGAAGAGCTCCTCCGCGCGCGTCCGCGCGGCCGTGACGGAGCTCGAGCAGTTCCTCGGCCAGCGGCTGAAGCCGCGCCTGAAGAACGGCGTCGATGAGTTCGGCCGCCTGCTCCGCCGCGACCTCCTCTCGGGCAAGGGCCTGCTCAAGTACGACGCGGACAGCCCGCTCTCCTACGTCGCCGCGATGCTCTCGAACCGGGCCGTCGCCGCGGTCATGCCGAGCTCCAAGTACATCGTCAACCGCGTCCTGCGCTCGCTCGCCGAGGTCTCCCCGCGCGTCGTCGTCGAGTACGGGCCGGCCGAGGGCGTGATGACCCGGCGCATCCTCGACCTCATGCCGAAGGACGGCCGCCTCTTCTGCGTCGAGCTCAACGAGCCCTTCGTCCGCGCGCTCGTGCAGAAGGTCCGCGACCCCCGCCTCGTCGCCGTGCACGGCGACGTCCTTCAGATCGACCGCATCCTCCGCGCGCACGGCATCGAGCAGGCCGACGCGATCGTCTCGGGGATTCCCTTCAGCTTCCTCTCCCCCCGCGAACGTCACGAGCTCGCCGCGAAGACGCGCGCGCTCCTGCGGCCCGGAGGGCGCTTCATCGCCTACCAGTGCACGACCCACCTCTTCCCGGTGCTCAAGACCCACTTCCGCCGCTTCGAGACCGAGCTCGAGCTGCGCAACCTCCCGCCGCACTTCGTGTTCACGGCGTACCGGTAGGCCCGTGCGCATCGCCGAAGTCGGCTTCCCCCTCCTCCTCGACCGGGGCTTCGACTACGAGGTCCCCGCCGCGCTCGCGTCCGCGGTCTCCGTGGGGACACGCGTGCGCGCCCCGCTCGGGCCGCGGAGCGCCGTCGGGGTCGTGCTCTCTCTGCGCGACGGGGAGAGCCCGCGCAAGCTCAAGGCGCTCGAGGCCGCGCTCGAGAGCGAACCCTCCCTCACGCCCGAGATGATCGAGCTCGCGCGCTGGCTCGCGCGCCGCTACTGCGCCACCCTCGGGGAGTGCGTGCGCGCGCTGCTCCCCTCCGAGATCCTCCGCAAGAGCGAGCGCAAGGGCGCAGCCGCGGCCGCAGCCGCGGCGGTGTTCGGAGAGCTGGAGCCCGCGGCGCCGCCCGCGGCCGCCTTCGAACTGACCCCCTCGCAGAGC
Coding sequences:
- the gmk gene encoding guanylate kinase; translation: MPKGFLLIISAPSGAGKSTVCRRLRRRDPSLGYSVSCTTREPRRGEVDGRHYRFLRVAEFRRLLRKREFLEWANVHGNYYGTPRGPIDKAVAAGRVVLADIDVQGAEQVRRRLRENVAVFLFPPSWRTLERRLLRRRDTDRATIERRMLNARREMRAAPRYDYWVVNDRLPDAVRRIESVIAAERLRAGRRSAPNGFLKRR
- a CDS encoding uracil-DNA glycosylase; the protein is MAQVRLSALVRELRARVEVLEDSDWSPAVPPSSAAGRPASVSSTAAPAAVASASTAADPGVEHRFALLRESVLACRKCPLGAQRLNPAFGVGDVHARVLFVGEGPGFEEDRRGEPFVGKAGQLLDRILAAIGLSRETVYIANVVKCHPMADPSDPSKRGNDRPPSPEETEACRGYLEEQIRLIRPRAMVALGASAAKALLRTTDGITRLRGTWREYRLPEGGESIPVMPTYHPAALLRDESLKRDAWEDMKALKKLLEAAP
- a CDS encoding methyltransferase domain-containing protein; translation: MMPRMSSKSSSARVRAAVTELEQFLGQRLKPRLKNGVDEFGRLLRRDLLSGKGLLKYDADSPLSYVAAMLSNRAVAAVMPSSKYIVNRVLRSLAEVSPRVVVEYGPAEGVMTRRILDLMPKDGRLFCVELNEPFVRALVQKVRDPRLVAVHGDVLQIDRILRAHGIEQADAIVSGIPFSFLSPRERHELAAKTRALLRPGGRFIAYQCTTHLFPVLKTHFRRFETELELRNLPPHFVFTAYR